Proteins from one Microbacterium faecale genomic window:
- a CDS encoding DUF2442 domain-containing protein produces the protein MGPPASDYDFAVRLRDHVVARQTHGRSAAVTLRDGRRIAVSLVRFPRLANGSDAARADWRIIGAGEGIHWPQLVEGVPAAGILAS, from the coding sequence GTGGGCCCGCCCGCGAGCGACTACGACTTTGCCGTGCGACTACGGGATCACGTGGTCGCACGGCAAACGCATGGTCGCTCGGCGGCCGTCACCCTCCGCGACGGTCGACGAATCGCCGTATCGCTCGTCCGCTTCCCCCGCCTCGCCAACGGTTCCGATGCCGCGCGCGCGGACTGGCGCATCATCGGCGCCGGCGAGGGGATCCACTGGCCGCAGCTGGTCGAGGGCGTCCCGGCCGCCGGGATACTCGCGTCCTGA
- a CDS encoding DeoR/GlpR family DNA-binding transcription regulator produces MSMTSSVHGEQRRRILGEMLERDGSVALAKAAAELGVSEMTIRRDLADLEAAGLARRVRGGATRVVGPRSFRDRSAQRRSAKARIAQKALALVPETGAIAIDASTTAGALGSVLTKHSSLTVVTNSWDNVHSARRAGVGRAILTGGEMDDLTDSLVGPIACRSAASYGYRTVFAGANGVDASFGASDVSPEEAQVKVEFARAADDVVLLADSTKLGSRDLARSFAWDEVSVLVTELDPTDERLDELRSRVELR; encoded by the coding sequence ATGTCGATGACGAGCTCGGTTCACGGGGAGCAGCGGCGCCGGATTCTCGGCGAGATGCTCGAGCGCGACGGCAGCGTTGCGCTCGCGAAGGCCGCCGCGGAGCTCGGGGTCTCGGAGATGACGATCCGTCGCGACCTCGCGGATCTCGAGGCGGCGGGCCTCGCGCGGCGAGTGCGCGGCGGCGCGACCCGGGTGGTCGGTCCGCGGTCGTTCCGGGATCGCAGCGCGCAGCGACGCTCGGCGAAGGCGCGCATCGCGCAGAAGGCCCTCGCGCTCGTGCCGGAGACGGGAGCAATCGCGATCGACGCCTCCACGACGGCCGGCGCACTCGGATCCGTTCTGACCAAGCACTCGTCGCTCACGGTCGTGACGAACTCGTGGGACAACGTCCACTCGGCGCGCCGCGCGGGCGTCGGTCGCGCGATCCTGACCGGCGGCGAGATGGATGACCTGACCGACAGCCTCGTCGGCCCGATTGCGTGCCGCTCCGCCGCGTCCTACGGATACCGCACCGTCTTCGCGGGCGCGAACGGCGTCGACGCGTCGTTCGGAGCGAGCGACGTCTCGCCCGAGGAGGCGCAGGTGAAGGTCGAGTTCGCGCGCGCTGCTGATGACGTGGTGCTGCTCGCCGACTCGACGAAACTCGGCAGCCGGGACCTCGCGCGCAGCTTCGCGTGGGACGAGGTGTCCGTCCTCGTCACCGAGCTGGATCCGACCGACGAGCGCCTCGACGAGCTGCGCTCGCGCGTCGAGCTGCGGTAA
- a CDS encoding autoinducer 2 ABC transporter substrate-binding protein: protein MTKQRRFKTTAIAAIAVLGLGITACTPGGQSENAGGGEREAGDGDYTIAIVPKDATNPWFVRMEEGVDRYAEDSGMNVYQRGPSDTDATMQAQVIQDLIAQDVDAIGVVPVDPAAIENVLKQALDAGIVVVTHEGASQENTMYNIEAFNNEAYGAFIMDNLAAAMGEEGLYTTMVGHVTNASHNEWADGAVERQKEAYPDMQLLEAQDRVESQDDGEVAYQVASQLLKAHPDLKGVVGTSSFDAPGVARAIEEAGLTGEVFASGTGMPADNKDILEKGIVQSLTLWDPADAGYAMASLATMILDGEEIENGLDLGLEGYEDMQFAEGSDKILEGNGWIEINADNVGDFGF from the coding sequence ATGACGAAGCAGCGACGCTTCAAGACCACGGCGATCGCAGCGATCGCGGTGCTCGGACTGGGTATCACCGCCTGCACCCCCGGCGGTCAGAGCGAGAACGCCGGCGGCGGCGAGCGCGAGGCCGGCGACGGCGACTACACGATCGCGATCGTTCCGAAGGACGCGACGAACCCCTGGTTCGTGCGCATGGAAGAGGGCGTCGACCGCTACGCCGAGGACTCCGGCATGAACGTCTACCAGCGCGGCCCGTCGGACACCGACGCCACGATGCAGGCGCAGGTCATTCAGGACCTCATCGCGCAGGACGTCGACGCGATCGGCGTCGTTCCGGTCGACCCGGCCGCCATCGAGAACGTCCTCAAGCAGGCGCTCGACGCTGGCATCGTCGTGGTCACCCACGAGGGCGCCAGCCAGGAGAACACGATGTACAACATCGAGGCCTTCAACAACGAAGCCTACGGTGCGTTCATCATGGACAACCTCGCCGCCGCAATGGGCGAAGAGGGCCTCTACACGACGATGGTCGGCCACGTCACCAACGCTTCTCACAACGAGTGGGCCGATGGTGCCGTCGAGCGGCAGAAGGAGGCCTACCCCGACATGCAGCTGCTCGAGGCGCAGGACCGCGTCGAGTCGCAGGATGACGGCGAGGTCGCCTACCAGGTCGCGAGCCAGCTCCTCAAGGCGCACCCTGACCTCAAGGGCGTCGTCGGCACCTCCTCGTTCGACGCCCCCGGCGTCGCGCGTGCGATCGAAGAGGCCGGCCTGACCGGCGAGGTCTTCGCGAGCGGCACCGGCATGCCCGCCGACAACAAGGACATCCTCGAGAAGGGCATCGTCCAGTCGCTCACGCTGTGGGACCCGGCCGACGCGGGCTACGCGATGGCTTCGCTCGCCACGATGATCCTCGACGGCGAAGAGATCGAGAACGGTCTCGACCTCGGTCTCGAGGGCTACGAGGACATGCAGTTCGCTGAGGGCAGCGACAAGATCCTCGAGGGCAACGGCTGGATCGAGATCAACGCCGACAACGTCGGTGACTTCGGGTTCTGA
- a CDS encoding sugar ABC transporter ATP-binding protein — protein MDNIISLRGISKAFAGVQALDNITLEIAAGEVHCLAGENGSGKSTLIKVLSGVHAPDRGEIVLGEDSYRSLTPKNAIAHGVQVIYQDFSVFPNLTVLENLAFTSEVSSGRPFVSWRRMRRTAEQALEKVGVDIDLDARVDALPVAQKQLIAIARALMNDARLLVLDEPTTALTKREVARLFEVISDLTSRGVAILFVSHKLEEVFEISQRFTIIRNGKHVITCLPEELDRKSFSYYMTGREFDEARFSPGEISADPVLELEGLGVEGSFSDVNLALRPGEILGITGLLGSGRTELALAMFGLIPHDSGRILVDGEHAKLGSIRDAIARDMAYVPEDRLTEGLALERSIGKNITISVIDRFVSRVGMLKDSKVDAEAQRWVDRLKIATPNPDNAVSTLSGGNQQRVVLGKWLATNPRVLVLNGPTVGVDIGSKHDIHQVLRELAGEGLAVVIISDDIPEIIENCNRVLVMRDGRLVHEVDPTTTSEERLSELMSEDAIEGGTR, from the coding sequence TTGGACAACATCATCAGCCTCCGCGGCATCAGCAAGGCATTCGCCGGCGTGCAGGCGCTCGACAACATCACGCTCGAGATCGCCGCGGGCGAGGTGCACTGCCTCGCCGGCGAGAACGGCAGCGGCAAGTCGACGCTGATCAAGGTGCTCTCGGGCGTGCACGCGCCCGACCGCGGCGAGATCGTGCTCGGCGAGGACAGTTACCGCTCGCTCACTCCGAAGAACGCCATCGCGCACGGCGTCCAGGTGATCTACCAGGACTTCTCGGTCTTCCCGAACCTCACCGTGCTCGAGAACCTCGCCTTCACCTCCGAGGTCTCCTCCGGGCGTCCCTTCGTCAGTTGGCGCCGCATGCGTCGCACGGCGGAGCAGGCGCTCGAGAAGGTCGGCGTCGACATCGACCTCGACGCGCGCGTCGACGCGCTCCCGGTCGCGCAGAAACAGCTCATCGCGATCGCCCGCGCGCTCATGAACGACGCACGCCTGCTCGTCCTCGACGAGCCAACCACCGCGCTGACCAAGCGCGAGGTCGCCCGCCTGTTCGAGGTCATCTCCGACCTCACCTCACGCGGCGTCGCGATCCTGTTCGTCAGCCACAAGCTCGAAGAGGTCTTCGAGATCAGCCAGCGGTTCACGATCATCCGCAACGGCAAGCACGTCATCACGTGCCTGCCCGAAGAGCTCGACCGCAAGAGCTTCTCCTATTACATGACCGGGCGTGAGTTCGACGAGGCACGATTCAGCCCCGGTGAGATCTCCGCAGACCCGGTGCTCGAGCTCGAAGGCCTCGGCGTCGAGGGATCCTTCTCGGACGTCAACCTCGCGCTGCGCCCGGGCGAGATCCTCGGCATCACGGGCCTGCTCGGTTCGGGCCGCACCGAGCTCGCACTGGCAATGTTCGGCCTCATCCCCCACGACTCCGGGCGGATCCTCGTCGACGGCGAACACGCGAAGCTCGGCAGCATCCGCGACGCGATCGCGCGCGACATGGCGTACGTTCCCGAGGACCGCCTCACCGAGGGCCTCGCCCTCGAACGCTCGATCGGCAAGAACATCACGATCTCGGTCATCGACCGGTTCGTCTCGCGGGTCGGCATGCTGAAAGATTCGAAGGTCGACGCCGAAGCGCAACGCTGGGTGGATCGGCTCAAGATCGCCACGCCGAATCCGGACAACGCGGTCAGCACGCTCTCGGGCGGCAACCAGCAGCGCGTCGTGCTCGGCAAGTGGCTCGCCACGAACCCGCGCGTGCTCGTGCTGAACGGCCCGACCGTCGGTGTCGACATCGGCTCCAAGCACGACATCCACCAGGTGCTGCGTGAGCTGGCCGGCGAGGGTCTCGCCGTCGTGATCATCTCCGACGACATCCCCGAGATCATCGAGAACTGCAACCGCGTGCTCGTGATGCGCGACGGCCGTCTCGTGCACGAGGTCGACCCGACCACCACGAGCGAAGAGCGCCTGTCCGAGCTCATGTCCGAAGACGCCATCGAAGGAGGGACGCGATGA
- a CDS encoding ABC transporter permease, producing the protein MTTTMTRTKRMPRGLQTVFQDAHVTRLAVVLVLLLGFFAVMKWPNFSSVVTWQAMAMQFPEFGLLALGVMLTMVLGGIDLSVVGTANLTSIATAMLMLKIAPIGSDSSTGYLALGAGVVFALVVGAAAGALNGVLVAKVKIPAILVTLGTFELFTGIALVLSAGKPISGLPPEYAYVMGSHIATYIPMVLIVFIVGAIIIWYLMNRTAFGTKLYMLGSNETAANFSGLKTTSLIVRTYTISGVYAAGAGLVMLANYNSAKADYGSTYTLLAILIVVLGGINPNGGTGRLAGVVLAVIVLQVLSSLLNTFPDVSNFYRPLIWGGVLLIVIVINQWDKRGNLMRMLRWRGQRT; encoded by the coding sequence GTGACCACCACCATGACGCGCACGAAGCGCATGCCGCGCGGACTGCAGACCGTATTCCAAGACGCACACGTCACCCGCCTCGCCGTCGTCCTCGTGCTGCTGCTCGGCTTCTTCGCCGTGATGAAGTGGCCGAACTTCAGCTCGGTCGTGACCTGGCAGGCCATGGCCATGCAGTTCCCCGAGTTCGGTCTGCTGGCGCTCGGAGTGATGCTGACAATGGTCCTCGGCGGCATCGACCTCTCGGTCGTGGGCACCGCGAACCTGACCTCCATCGCGACCGCGATGCTCATGCTGAAGATCGCGCCGATCGGATCCGACTCGTCGACCGGTTACCTCGCGCTCGGCGCGGGCGTCGTCTTCGCCCTCGTCGTCGGAGCCGCGGCCGGTGCGCTCAATGGCGTCCTCGTCGCGAAGGTGAAGATCCCCGCGATCCTCGTCACGCTCGGCACCTTCGAGCTGTTCACGGGCATCGCGCTCGTCCTCAGCGCCGGCAAGCCCATCTCGGGCCTGCCGCCCGAGTACGCCTACGTGATGGGCAGCCACATCGCCACCTACATTCCGATGGTGCTCATCGTCTTCATCGTGGGCGCGATCATCATCTGGTACCTGATGAACCGCACGGCGTTCGGCACGAAGCTCTACATGCTCGGCTCGAATGAGACCGCGGCGAACTTCTCGGGGCTCAAGACGACGAGCCTCATCGTGCGCACGTACACGATCTCGGGCGTCTACGCCGCGGGAGCGGGCCTCGTGATGCTCGCGAACTACAACTCGGCGAAGGCCGACTACGGCTCGACGTACACGCTGCTGGCGATCCTGATCGTCGTGCTCGGCGGCATCAACCCCAACGGCGGCACCGGCCGGCTCGCGGGCGTCGTGCTCGCGGTGATCGTGTTGCAGGTGCTCTCGTCGCTGCTGAACACATTCCCCGACGTGAGCAACTTCTACCGCCCCCTCATCTGGGGTGGCGTGCTGCTCATCGTGATCGTCATCAATCAATGGGACAAGCGCGGAAATCTCATGCGAATGCTGCGCTGGAGAGGACAGAGAACATGA
- a CDS encoding LacI family DNA-binding transcriptional regulator → MGGHDDSDGGVVRLRDVAAYAGVSSGTVSNTINHPDRVRPHTRKLVNDAITALGYVPNQQARMLMGVTSEVIGLVVLDVESPFYMETAHAIERAVRRSGQVVMLSTSEGDLEREAALLRVLAAQGVRGAMLAPSTADIDTSRYRALPRALPVILLDFDGGPTHCSVSVDNYEGGRLAVRHLLDRGHTDLAYISGPAHIRQFADRAKGARAELRAQGRDPDRHLIEVSSPGIGIRDGQAAAERLLEGRRPTGVLCGNDMIAFGAYRAFVAAGLRVPEDVAIIGYDDIDVAKDWIVPMSTIRQPIDELGTIAARLMIDHSSGDPDHVHEQVVLRPELVARRSTGG, encoded by the coding sequence ATGGGAGGACACGACGACTCTGATGGCGGTGTCGTGCGCCTCCGTGACGTTGCGGCCTATGCAGGAGTGTCGAGCGGCACGGTGTCGAACACCATCAACCACCCCGACCGGGTGCGCCCGCACACGCGCAAACTCGTCAACGATGCGATCACCGCGCTCGGTTACGTGCCGAACCAGCAGGCGCGCATGCTCATGGGCGTCACGAGCGAGGTCATCGGCCTCGTGGTGCTCGACGTGGAGAGCCCGTTCTATATGGAGACCGCTCACGCGATCGAGCGCGCCGTGCGCCGGTCGGGTCAGGTCGTCATGCTGAGCACTTCTGAGGGTGATCTCGAGCGTGAGGCCGCACTGCTGCGTGTCCTCGCGGCGCAGGGCGTGCGCGGCGCCATGCTCGCTCCCTCCACCGCCGACATCGACACCTCGCGCTATCGCGCTCTGCCGCGCGCGCTGCCGGTGATCCTGCTCGACTTCGACGGCGGCCCCACGCACTGCTCGGTCTCCGTCGACAACTACGAGGGCGGGCGGCTGGCGGTGCGGCATCTGCTGGATCGCGGACATACCGACCTCGCCTACATCAGCGGGCCCGCTCACATCCGGCAGTTCGCCGACCGCGCGAAGGGCGCGCGCGCCGAGCTGCGCGCGCAGGGGCGGGATCCGGATCGGCACCTCATCGAGGTCTCGTCGCCCGGAATCGGCATCCGCGACGGGCAGGCCGCCGCCGAGCGGCTGCTCGAGGGGCGCCGCCCGACCGGCGTGCTGTGCGGGAACGACATGATCGCGTTCGGCGCGTATCGAGCGTTCGTCGCGGCGGGACTGCGCGTGCCCGAAGACGTCGCCATCATCGGCTACGACGACATCGATGTCGCGAAGGACTGGATCGTGCCGATGTCGACGATCCGTCAGCCGATCGACGAGCTCGGCACGATCGCCGCGCGCCTCATGATCGACCACTCCTCCGGGGATCCGGATCACGTGCACGAGCAGGTCGTGCTGCGGCCGGAGCTCGTCGCCCGCCGATCCACGGGCGGCTGA
- a CDS encoding RpiB/LacA/LacB family sugar-phosphate isomerase, translating to MKLAKDRHVVVGADFAGFPLKEAVKSHLTENGWQVKDMTPTLDDADMYHRVGFLVGSQIAEHEYEKALLFCGSGMGIHVAASKVPHVHAAVCESVPAALRAATANNCNVMAMGAFYIAPRLGRAMADAFLSHSLGEGYEDWDGFYDYHRIGYDECEAFDYEAYRANGFRVVEPREADLGPEPRALAF from the coding sequence ATGAAGCTCGCCAAGGATCGCCACGTCGTCGTCGGCGCCGACTTCGCCGGATTCCCCCTCAAGGAGGCCGTCAAGTCGCACCTGACCGAGAACGGGTGGCAGGTGAAGGACATGACGCCGACGCTCGACGACGCCGACATGTACCACCGGGTCGGCTTCCTCGTCGGCTCGCAGATCGCCGAGCACGAGTACGAGAAGGCGCTGCTGTTCTGCGGATCCGGCATGGGGATCCACGTTGCCGCGAGCAAGGTGCCGCACGTGCACGCCGCCGTCTGCGAGAGCGTTCCGGCCGCCCTGCGCGCCGCGACCGCCAACAACTGCAACGTGATGGCGATGGGGGCGTTCTACATCGCACCGCGCCTCGGCCGCGCGATGGCCGACGCCTTCCTCTCGCACTCGCTCGGCGAGGGCTACGAGGACTGGGACGGGTTCTACGACTATCACCGCATCGGGTACGACGAGTGCGAAGCGTTCGACTACGAGGCGTACCGTGCGAACGGTTTCCGCGTCGTCGAGCCGCGCGAGGCGGACCTCGGTCCTGAGCCGCGCGCACTCGCGTTCTGA
- a CDS encoding rhamnulokinase: MAPRGDLFAAIDLGATSGRVIVGEVDGERITATECSRFENRPVRVGGLLQWDVLSLWADATAGLARAAAENPGIRSVAVDTWGVDVALTRGERLLGNPVHYRDTRTDAVIEQVHALVPPEELFSRAGVQPASINTIYQLVAEQSGGLIDAADGALLMPDVFSYWFTGERIAERTMASTTGLLSAETGDWDRGLLEKVSIPADLFARVVPAGTRLGPIRDDVAADIGLASSIDVVATAAHDTAAAAVATPLPSRGGVFVSCGTWGLIGVERDRPLLGAAAFAAGVTNERGLDDRYLVMRNGMGLWILSETLRGWDATDELTELLARATALGDAVPVFDVEDPRFQIPGDMPARIAAWCEEHGVAPPQGRVAIVRSIIESLAHALAASAHEIGRLTDEPVTQINIVGGGSRNELLCARVADHAGVPVYAGPNEATALGSLLVQARTAGTVNGTVDDLRAIVTRTIAPRQHLPGARHDDARSRAERSAR; this comes from the coding sequence ATGGCACCACGAGGGGACCTGTTCGCCGCCATCGACCTCGGTGCGACCAGCGGCAGAGTGATCGTCGGTGAGGTCGACGGCGAGCGGATCACGGCGACCGAGTGCTCGCGATTCGAGAACCGGCCGGTGCGCGTCGGCGGACTCCTGCAGTGGGACGTGCTCTCACTCTGGGCCGACGCGACCGCCGGGCTCGCGCGGGCCGCGGCCGAGAATCCGGGGATCCGGTCGGTCGCGGTCGACACGTGGGGCGTCGATGTCGCCCTCACGCGCGGCGAGCGCCTGCTCGGCAATCCGGTGCATTACCGGGACACGCGCACTGACGCGGTGATCGAGCAGGTGCATGCGCTCGTGCCGCCGGAGGAGCTGTTCTCCCGCGCCGGCGTGCAGCCGGCATCGATCAACACGATCTACCAGCTCGTCGCCGAGCAGTCGGGCGGCCTGATCGATGCGGCCGACGGCGCCCTGCTCATGCCGGACGTGTTCTCGTACTGGTTCACGGGCGAGCGCATCGCCGAACGCACGATGGCCTCGACGACGGGATTGCTGTCGGCCGAGACCGGCGACTGGGACCGGGGGCTGCTGGAGAAGGTCAGCATCCCGGCCGATCTGTTCGCGCGCGTCGTTCCGGCGGGCACCCGGCTCGGCCCGATCCGTGACGACGTGGCCGCCGATATCGGCCTCGCCTCGTCGATCGACGTCGTCGCCACCGCCGCCCACGACACCGCAGCCGCGGCCGTCGCGACTCCCCTGCCGTCGCGCGGAGGCGTGTTCGTCTCGTGCGGCACGTGGGGGCTGATCGGCGTCGAGCGCGACCGTCCGCTGCTCGGAGCAGCGGCGTTCGCCGCCGGCGTCACCAACGAGCGCGGTCTCGACGACCGCTACCTCGTGATGCGCAACGGGATGGGGCTCTGGATTCTCTCGGAGACGCTGCGCGGCTGGGACGCCACCGACGAACTGACGGAGCTGCTCGCCCGCGCCACCGCGCTGGGCGACGCCGTCCCCGTCTTCGACGTTGAGGATCCGCGCTTCCAGATTCCGGGCGACATGCCCGCACGGATCGCGGCCTGGTGCGAGGAGCACGGCGTCGCGCCACCGCAGGGCCGCGTCGCCATCGTCCGCTCGATCATCGAGTCCCTCGCGCACGCCCTCGCGGCCTCCGCGCACGAAATCGGCCGACTCACAGACGAACCCGTCACCCAGATCAATATCGTCGGCGGCGGCTCGCGCAACGAGCTGCTGTGCGCGCGCGTCGCGGATCACGCCGGGGTGCCCGTGTACGCCGGACCGAATGAGGCGACCGCGCTGGGCAGCCTGCTCGTGCAGGCCCGGACCGCCGGGACCGTGAACGGAACCGTCGACGACTTGCGGGCGATCGTGACCCGCACCATCGCGCCACGGCAGCACCTGCCGGGCGCTCGACACGATGACGCGCGATCTCGCGCGGAGAGGAGCGCGCGATGA
- a CDS encoding ABC transporter permease has translation MKARTRLQKVLHQNEFYILLVIVALAIAIQARSGLFFSLDNIVSLAGAMVVPGIFAVGTYMVLVSGGIDVSFPALASLAVYATTRMLVDWGWEGGLWLPLLIVIVISALLGAFNGAFTATIAIPVLIITLGTANVFTGFMQGALSSVQIPNIPPAMAEFGRASLLVTESPRTGHLSSLPMAFLLLVVIVAAAFFVMRYTTFGRSIYAIGGDESAAARAGVNVKRTKFLLYIIAGVLAGIAGLVRTSMMGQMHPTNLLGMELMVIAAVVLGGTAITGGRGTLTGAMLGTLLIVIVQNSMILVGIPTIWQSVALGVLIIIGTGISAVQMTKARKRQGILV, from the coding sequence ATGAAGGCTCGCACCAGGCTTCAGAAGGTCCTGCACCAGAACGAGTTCTACATCCTGCTCGTCATCGTCGCCCTCGCGATCGCGATCCAGGCCCGCAGCGGCCTGTTCTTCTCGCTCGACAACATCGTCTCCCTCGCGGGCGCCATGGTCGTCCCCGGCATCTTCGCCGTGGGCACGTACATGGTGCTCGTCTCCGGCGGCATCGACGTCTCGTTCCCCGCACTCGCCTCCCTGGCGGTCTACGCGACGACGCGGATGCTCGTCGACTGGGGCTGGGAGGGCGGCCTCTGGCTGCCACTGCTCATCGTCATCGTGATCTCGGCACTGCTCGGCGCGTTCAACGGCGCCTTCACAGCGACGATCGCGATTCCGGTGCTCATCATCACGCTCGGCACGGCCAACGTGTTCACCGGCTTCATGCAGGGTGCGCTCTCGTCCGTGCAGATCCCGAACATCCCGCCGGCGATGGCGGAGTTCGGCCGGGCCTCGCTGCTCGTCACCGAGAGCCCGCGCACGGGTCACCTCTCGAGCCTGCCGATGGCCTTCCTGCTGCTCGTCGTCATCGTCGCCGCGGCGTTCTTCGTCATGCGGTACACGACGTTCGGCCGCTCGATCTATGCGATCGGCGGCGACGAGAGTGCGGCGGCCCGCGCCGGCGTCAACGTCAAGCGCACCAAGTTCCTGCTGTACATCATCGCGGGCGTGCTCGCCGGCATCGCCGGCCTCGTGCGCACCAGCATGATGGGCCAGATGCACCCGACGAACCTGCTCGGGATGGAGCTCATGGTGATCGCCGCCGTCGTCCTCGGCGGCACCGCGATCACGGGCGGCCGCGGCACCCTCACGGGCGCCATGCTCGGAACGCTGCTCATCGTCATCGTCCAGAACAGCATGATCCTCGTCGGCATCCCGACGATCTGGCAGAGCGTCGCGCTCGGCGTGCTCATCATCATCGGTACGGGCATCTCGGCCGTGCAGATGACGAAGGCCAGGAAGCGACAGGGGATTCTCGTATGA
- a CDS encoding class II aldolase/adducin family protein yields MSARIAPEAVSDELLDLTLKLAEPARDLVILSEGNTSELVGEEIVVKASGSAMGSATRADFVSMAVEPLVELLRDPTADQDRLTAALTAGEVDGRAVRGSVESLVHVAVRALAPVRYVAHTHPTDVVSLLASQQAATAFAEPVYTDELLILGRPLFVPYAQPGLELGRVFLDRLEGYVEEHGELPSLVLLGNHGIVAISETAEGAEAVSMMAVKSARVRLGARAAGGVAPLGSEATSEYFDRPDFAERRTRLAGTGG; encoded by the coding sequence ATGAGCGCACGGATCGCCCCGGAGGCCGTGAGCGATGAGCTGCTCGACCTGACCCTGAAGCTCGCGGAGCCCGCGCGGGACCTCGTGATCCTCTCGGAGGGGAACACGAGCGAGCTGGTCGGCGAGGAGATCGTCGTGAAGGCGTCGGGATCCGCCATGGGCTCGGCCACGCGCGCCGACTTCGTGTCGATGGCCGTGGAGCCGCTCGTCGAGCTGCTGCGCGACCCGACCGCCGACCAGGACCGTCTCACCGCCGCCCTCACGGCGGGCGAGGTCGATGGACGGGCGGTCCGGGGATCCGTCGAGTCTCTCGTGCACGTGGCGGTGCGCGCTCTGGCGCCCGTCCGCTACGTGGCCCACACACACCCGACCGACGTCGTGTCGCTGCTCGCAAGCCAGCAGGCGGCGACCGCGTTCGCTGAACCGGTCTACACCGACGAACTGCTGATCCTCGGCCGCCCGCTGTTCGTCCCGTACGCTCAGCCCGGCCTCGAGCTCGGCCGCGTGTTCCTCGACCGCCTCGAGGGCTACGTGGAGGAGCATGGTGAGCTGCCGTCGCTCGTGTTGCTGGGCAACCACGGCATCGTCGCGATCTCCGAGACCGCCGAGGGCGCCGAAGCCGTCTCCATGATGGCGGTCAAGAGCGCCCGTGTGCGTCTCGGCGCCCGCGCGGCCGGCGGCGTCGCTCCGCTCGGCAGCGAGGCGACGTCGGAGTACTTCGACCGCCCCGACTTCGCCGAACGCCGCACCCGCCTCGCCGGCACCGGCGGCTGA